One Papaver somniferum cultivar HN1 chromosome 10, ASM357369v1, whole genome shotgun sequence genomic window carries:
- the LOC113315514 gene encoding uncharacterized protein LOC113315514, with protein sequence MDLHLPFEDYYFARSRNGLICFHSWHNDNCGPTYICNPIAREYIMLPRYERWYWWTGFGYTHSTNEYKVVQICEFGEDSNLGSVQVYTIGSGTGRRNAGKIDINMSDVRKGAGVFVNGDLNWVNYYQQTILVFHLTDEKFCELLSPYSG encoded by the coding sequence atggatttgCACCTTCCATTTGAGGATTATTATTTTGCAAGATCACGTAATGGCTTAATTTGCTTCCACTCATGGCATAATGATAATTGTGGACCTACTTATATTTGTAATCCAATCGCCAGAGAATACATTATGCTTCCAAGATATGAAAGATGGTACTGGTGGACTGGATTTGGATACACTCAttcaaccaatgagtacaaggttgttcaGATATGTGAGTTTGGGGAAGACTCAAATTTAGGAAGTGTTCAGGTGTACACTATTGGCAGTGGTACTGGACGGAGAAATGCAGGAAAGATTGACATCAATATGAGCGATGTTAGAAAAGGTGCTGGTGTGTTTGTAAATGGAGATCTTAATTGGGTAAACTACTACCAACAAACCATTCTTGTTTTCCATTTGACCGATGAAAAGTTTTGTGAACTTCTATCACCATATTCGGGATGA